A stretch of the Bacillus anthracis str. Vollum genome encodes the following:
- the menA gene encoding 1,4-dihydroxy-2-naphthoate polyprenyltransferase, with translation MGTEKEISSAKLIWKMTRPHTLTATFSPVILGTVASLYVAKIDWLLFIAMMVACLALQIATNLFNEYYDFKRGLDTADSVGIGGGIVRHGLKPKNVLTVALLLYVVAAIIGVYICMNSSWWLVVIGLIGMAVGYLYTGGPLPIAYTPFGELVSGLLMGTCFVLIAFFIQTNTITTESVLISIPIGILVGAINMSNNIRDIEEDIKGGRKTLVILLGREKAVVTLAIAFFIAYLWIAVIVWMGYISPWALVMFLGLRKPISAIQSFQKGAKDPGYMRIAMKSTAMTNTIFGFLLSAGLLISYLF, from the coding sequence ATGGGGACAGAAAAAGAAATTAGTTCCGCTAAATTAATATGGAAGATGACGCGCCCGCATACGTTAACGGCGACGTTTTCTCCTGTAATTTTAGGAACGGTGGCATCACTTTATGTTGCCAAAATTGATTGGCTTTTATTTATTGCGATGATGGTTGCATGTTTAGCATTGCAAATTGCAACGAACTTATTTAATGAGTACTATGATTTCAAACGTGGATTAGATACCGCTGATTCTGTTGGCATCGGTGGCGGAATTGTCCGTCATGGATTGAAACCAAAAAATGTGTTAACAGTTGCGCTTTTATTGTATGTAGTAGCAGCAATTATTGGAGTTTATATTTGTATGAATAGTAGCTGGTGGTTAGTCGTCATCGGTTTAATTGGAATGGCGGTTGGCTATTTATATACAGGTGGTCCATTACCAATTGCGTACACTCCGTTTGGAGAATTAGTTTCTGGATTGTTAATGGGGACATGTTTTGTACTCATTGCTTTCTTTATTCAAACGAATACGATAACGACTGAAAGTGTATTGATTTCCATTCCAATTGGAATTTTAGTCGGTGCAATCAACATGTCAAATAACATCCGGGATATCGAAGAAGATATTAAAGGTGGAAGAAAGACGTTAGTAATCCTTCTCGGGAGAGAGAAAGCAGTGGTCACACTTGCTATAGCCTTTTTCATTGCTTATTTATGGATCGCGGTAATTGTATGGATGGGTTATATAAGCCCTTGGGCATTAGTGATGTTCCTAGGTTTGAGAAAGCCAATTTCTGCAATTCAAAGTTTCCAAAAAGGAGCAAAAGATCCCGGATATATGCGCATCGCAATGAAATCAACAGCGATGACAAATACGATTTTCGGCTTCTTATTATCAGCAGGATTACTAATTAGTTACTTGTTTTAA
- a CDS encoding alpha/beta fold hydrolase, whose translation MNHFFVEFGEYQASVCEWGDKSNPQIICFHGLGSTKLSFIEMAEFLKDKYHVVSFDLPGHGKTPNFETDEDYGASHLINWVVALLEHIGKETFHLLAHSWGASVALHYAAERPEKVNKMVLLDGGYHHGKMNADYFAQLYKDAKEGECPPQSLEEEITHYEKDFDEYIFDSKEAFIQSEKRAYSRWSPLIERAVYDLMREEDSKVKWHATGDTARGVIKFQYTVYKTLKSHKIKSDILLLYCDLPDDYLKIRELQIAEFKKRIDITTKLYKNTGHLMHWDRPEEIAEDVLNWLL comes from the coding sequence ATGAATCACTTTTTTGTAGAATTTGGTGAATACCAAGCAAGTGTTTGTGAATGGGGGGATAAAAGTAACCCTCAAATCATTTGTTTTCATGGTTTAGGAAGTACAAAGTTAAGTTTTATAGAAATGGCGGAATTTCTAAAAGATAAATATCATGTTGTATCGTTTGATCTACCTGGACATGGGAAAACACCAAATTTTGAGACGGATGAAGATTACGGTGCATCCCATTTAATAAATTGGGTAGTAGCATTACTTGAGCACATAGGAAAAGAAACATTTCACCTATTAGCACATTCATGGGGAGCAAGCGTTGCGCTTCACTATGCAGCAGAACGTCCAGAAAAAGTGAATAAAATGGTTTTATTAGATGGTGGTTATCATCATGGCAAAATGAATGCGGACTATTTTGCGCAGCTATATAAAGATGCGAAAGAAGGAGAGTGTCCACCACAATCATTAGAAGAAGAAATCACTCATTACGAAAAAGATTTTGATGAATATATTTTTGACAGTAAAGAAGCTTTCATCCAATCAGAAAAACGGGCTTACAGCAGGTGGTCACCATTAATAGAACGTGCGGTTTATGACTTAATGCGAGAAGAAGATAGTAAAGTGAAATGGCACGCTACTGGTGATACCGCTAGAGGTGTAATTAAGTTTCAATATACGGTGTATAAAACATTGAAATCGCATAAAATTAAAAGCGATATTTTATTGTTGTATTGCGATCTTCCAGATGATTATTTAAAAATAAGAGAATTGCAGATTGCGGAATTTAAGAAGCGTATTGATATTACGACTAAGCTTTACAAAAATACAGGACATCTAATGCATTGGGATAGGCCGGAAGAGATTGCTGAAGATGTTTTAAATTGGTTACTATAA
- the satA gene encoding streptothricin N-acetyltransferase SatA — protein sequence MSLLIRELETNDLDNFPEIDDSFIVNARLMLSLSKVNRRIEYTVEDVPSYEKSYLQNDNEELVYNEYINKPNQIIYIALLHNQIIGFIVLKKNWNNYAYIEDITVDKKYRTLGVGKRLIAQAKQWAKEGNMPGIMLETQNNNVAACKFYEKCGFVIGGFDFLVYKGLNMTSDEVAIYWYLHFDS from the coding sequence ATGAGCCTTTTAATTAGAGAGTTAGAAACAAATGATTTAGATAATTTCCCGGAGATTGATGACAGTTTTATAGTGAATGCTCGGTTAATGCTTTCTCTTTCAAAAGTAAATAGACGCATAGAATATACAGTAGAAGACGTTCCGAGTTATGAAAAAAGTTATTTACAAAATGATAATGAAGAACTGGTGTACAATGAATATATAAATAAGCCAAATCAAATAATTTACATAGCACTGTTACATAACCAAATTATTGGATTCATAGTATTGAAAAAGAATTGGAATAACTATGCTTACATAGAAGATATAACGGTGGATAAAAAATATCGTACACTCGGGGTTGGTAAAAGATTAATTGCTCAAGCAAAACAGTGGGCAAAAGAAGGCAACATGCCAGGTATCATGCTTGAAACGCAAAATAATAATGTCGCAGCATGTAAGTTCTATGAAAAATGCGGATTTGTAATTGGTGGATTTGATTTTCTTGTTTATAAAGGCTTAAATATGACAAGTGATGAAGTTGCAATTTATTGGTATTTGCATTTCGACTCTTAA